The DNA sequence GCTCACCGGCGACCCGGTAGACCAGCAGCACCTCCCAGGTGCCGTCGTCCCGCCGCCAGGAGTCCCACTGCGCGGTGTCCTTCTCCGCGCCGCGCAGCAGCAGCCGCTCCGCGACGGCCTCGCCGAGCTGCGGTCCGGTGTTCTCGCCGGGACGGCGCACGGGAGTCTTGCGGGCGCGCTCGGCCATGAAGGCGCGCTCCGCGAGCACCGGGCCCTCGAAGCGCCGCACGCGGTCGACGGGGATGCCCGCCATCTGCGCGACCTCTTCGGCGGTGGCGCCGGCACGTATCCGGGCCTGGATGTCACGGGGCCGCAGATGGCTCTCGACCTCGATCTCGATCTGGCCGAGCCGAGCGCGGTCATTGCGCACCGCGGCGCGCAGTCGCTCGTCGATGGGAAGTGTGTACTCCGTGCTGTCCGCAGCCTTGAGCACCAGCCGTGTGCCGTCGTTGCTGACGGCCACGACACGCAGTTCGGGCATGGGGACCTCCCGGGTGGTGCCTGCCGACGTCACGGTTGCGTCGCTGCTCTCCCGCTAGACGAGTGTGGCCTGCCCGGGTGCAGCCTGCCACAACTTTGCCGAGTTGCCCGGGCCGGTTGGTTGCCGCCCTCTGACCCCTCCCGATGGGTCCGGGCGGCCGGACGGGAAAGCGGGGCCAGGAGTCGTCACAGTACTCCATTCGGGCCGCTCAGGTGGAGCGGCGCGCCAGCCGAGTTCATGGCCGGAGGGGGCTTCGGAGCCTGAATCCTTCGAAGTGAGGCGTGATTTGGGTGGCAAGTTTCACAGAAACGTCAGAATCGGAACGATCTGCTTCGCTTAGCGGTCACTTCTCCCTGCAGGGTGGAACGAATGTCCAAGCGAGGCGGGAGATGCAAGGCAAGGCCGACGTCGACGGACAACACAAGAGACAACACAAGAGCAGACGGATGGAGCTGAGCGTGGCCCAGGTGGCCGGCAGTGCCCTGGCGGCCGTCGCCGCCGCGGTGCTCGCCTCCAAGCTCGGCGTCTACGGGACGATCCTCGGTGCCGGTGTGGTGAGCGTGGTGGCGACCGCGGGCGGCACCGTCTTCCAGCATCTGTTCCGCCGTACCGGTGAGCAGATCAAGGAGGTGCGGGTCCAGGTCCAGACGCGGCCGCCGGGGCGCCGGCGGTCCGCCGAGCCGGGAGCGCCCCCGCAAGCGGCGCCCACCGGTGAGTACGGCGCGCCGACCACGCACGGCACCCGGCTGCGCGGCCGGCGGCGGCACGCCCTCGGGGCGCTCGCCGCCTTCGTCGTCGCCATGGGCGTCATCACGGGGATCGAGATGTTCTCCGGAGGCCCGGTGTCCAACGTCTGGGGGGAGGAGCGGAGCGGAACCACCGTCGGCGACAGCGTGACCGGCTCCTCGGGCGCGAAGTCCACCCCCGCGCCCTCGCGTCGGGACCCGGCCACCCCGTCCCAGAGCCCCGGCTCGTCCCAAGGCGGCGATCCGGCGCCGTCCGCGAGCACCTCCCGCGGGGGCGGCGCGGCCGACGCGTCGACCACGCCCACGCCCGGTCCGTCCGGATCATCCGGCTCCGGAAAGGACTCCGGCGAGGGCTCCGGCTCGGGGAGCGGCACCGGTGGCGCGAGCGCGCCGGGCACCTCCGCGCCCGCCGCCCCCGGCCCGTCCCGGACCCCGTCCGGCGGTGCCACGGACAGCGGAACGGAAGATTCCGAGGACGCCACGCCCACGGCCGGTGCCACCGCCGGGCGGTGACGGGTCAGTCGCCGAGCACCCGCCGCAGATAGTCGTTGGTGAACAGCCGGTCCGGGTCCAGCCGGTCGCGCAGGGCCGTGAACTCGCCGAACCGTGGATAGACCCCGGCCAGATAGGCGGCGTCGCGGCTGTGCAGTTTGCCCCAGTGCGGACGGCCGCCGTGCGCGATCATGATCTGCTCGGCCACCGTGAAGTACGCCCGGTGCGGGGTGCCCCGGTACAGATGGACGGCGATGTAGGCGGTCTCGCGTCCGGAGGCGGTGGACAGCGGGATGTCGTCGGCGGGCGCGGTGCGCACCTCCACCGGGAAGCTGACCCGCACACCGGACCGCTCGACGGCCGCCTTGAGCTCGCGCAGCACCGTGACCGCGGCCTCGCGCGGCACCGCGTACTCCATCTCCAGGAACCGCACCCGGCGCGGAGAGGTGAAGACTTTGTAAGGGATGTCCGTGTAGGTCCGGGCGGACAGGGCGCGGCTGGAGATCTTGGCGATTCCAGGGATGGTGGCGGGGACCGCCCGGCCCACCGAACAGGCCACCTGGAAGATGCCGTTGGAGAGCAGTTCGTCATCGACCCAGCCGCTGAGCCGGCCCACCGGGGCGGCGGGGCCGGTGCTGCGGTTGTTCCGCTTGGTGTTGCAGTTTCCGGTGTGCGGGAACCAATAGAACTCGAAGTGCTCATTCTCGGCCACGAGTTGATCGAAATCGGCCATCACGCGGTCGAAGGGCATCGGTTCCTCACGCGCGGTGAGCAGGAACTCCGGTTCCACACCGAAGGTGATCTCGCTGACCACACCGAGCGCACCGAGCCCGATCCGGGCGGCCGCGAAGATCTCCGGGTGCTCCGCCGCGGAGCAGCGCAGCACCGAACCGTCCGCCGTCACCAGCTCCAGGCCCTTGATCTGGGCGGCGATCGAGGCGCTGGCCCGGCCGGTGCCATGGGTGCCCGTGGCGGTCGCCCCGGCCACCGTCTGCTCCATGATGTCGCCCATATTGACCAGCGACAGCCCATGGGCCGACAGCGTCTCGTTGAGCTGCCGCAGCGGTGTGCCGGCCGCGACGGTCACGGTCCCCGCCTCGCGGTCCAGCCCGCGCACGCCCGCCATGCGGTCCGGGCGTATCAGCAGCCCGTCGGTGGCGGCCACGGTGGTGAAGGAGTGCCCGGTGCCCACCGCCTTCACCTTCAGCCCCTCCGCCGCGGCCCGGCGGATCAGCTCGGCCAGCTCCTGGGTGGACGACGGGGCCACGCTCCGCACCGGGCGGGCGGTCACATTCCCCGCCCAGTTACGCCACACGCCGCTCCGCACGGTCTTTACGGTCATCCGTACCCGACCCCTCCCGCTGTGGCGCCGGCCGGAGCCGGCGGTACCCGAGGAACGCCATCGCCGCCGCGAGCGCCCCGGCCACGGCCGGCACCGCGTACCCCGCACGGGCGCCGGCCGCGTCCACCACCCCTCCGGCGGCCGACGAGCCGAGCGCCACCCCGACCGCGAGCCCGGTGCTCACCCAGGTCATGCCCTCGGTCAGATGCGCGCGTGGTACGTGCCGTTCGACGAGGGCCATGGTGGTGACCATCGTGGGTGCGATGGCCAGGCCCGCGACGAAGAGCGCCACGGCCAGGAACGGCAGGTTCCCGACCAGTTGGAGCGGGATCATACTCACGGCGATCGCACAAATTCCCCACAACCAGCGACGGGCCGCCGATCCCTTCAGGCGCAGCAGCCCGAAGACCGCGCCCGCGAGGCAGGAGCCCAGCGCGTACACCGAGAGGGCCAGGCTCGCCGCGCCCTTGTGGCCCTCGTCCTCGGCGAAGGCCACCGTCACCACGTCGATCGCCCCGAAGATCACCCCGAGCGCCACGAAGGTGGCCACCAGCACCTGGAGCCCGCGCGAGCGCAGCGCCGAACCGCCGGAGTGGTGCCCGCGCGGATGCGGTACGGGCTCGGTGGCCCGCTGCGCGGTCAGCGAGAAGACCCCGGCCGCCAGGAAGCAGGCGGCCAGCAGCGGGCCCGCCTCCGGGAACCAGGAGGTGGACAGCCCGATCGAGACGACCGGCCCGACGATGAAGCAGACCTCGTCGACGATGGACTCCCAGGCGTACGCGGCGTGCAGCTCCCGCGGGGAGTCCCCGTAGATCGCCGCCCAGCGGGCCCGCACCATGGAACCGACACTGGGCACACAGCCGGCCCCGGCGGCGAAGACGAACAGCGTCCAGTCCGGCCAGCCCCAGTGCGCGCTCAGCAGCAGCCCGGCGACGGCGGTGAGCGCCACCAGGGTCGCCGGGCGCAGCACCCGGCGCTGGCCGTGCCGGTCGACCAGCCGGGAGATCTGCGGGCCGGCGACGGCGGCGGAGAGCGCCAGCGTGGCCGACAGGGCGCCCGCCAGCCCGTACCGGCCGGTGAGTTCGGAGACCATGGTGACCACGCCGATGCCCGCCATGGACAGCGTCATCCGCCCCAGAAGACCGGCCGCGGAGAACTCCTTGGCACCGGGAGCGGCGAAGATCGCGCGGTAGGGGCTGGTACTGGACAAGGCAGGCTCCGCCGGTGAGCAGGGTAAGGATCGTAGAAGCTGATACAGATTACGGTCCCGGCACCGGCTCGCCCAGGGCCGTTTTCCGCCCGTCAGGGGCTGGTGGCAGGATCGGGAGCATGCCGGATCAGTCAGTACAGCCATCCCCCGACCCCTATGACGCACTGCTGCTGCTCTCCTTCGGCGGGCCGGAGGGCCCCGAGGACGTGGTGCCGTTCCTGGAGAACGTCACGCGCGGGCGGGGAATCCCCCGCGAGCGGCTGAAGGAGGTCGGCCGGCACTACTTCCTCTTCGGCGGGGTCAGCCCGATCAACGCGCAGAACCGCGAGCTGCTGGCGGCGCTGCGCGAGGACTTCGCCGAACACGGCCTGAACCTGCCGGTCTACTGGGGCAACCGCAACTGGGCGCCGTATCTGACCGACACCCTGCGCGAGATGGTCGCCGACGGCCACCGCCGCATCCTGGTGCTGGCCACCAGCGCCTACGCCTCGTACTCCGGCTGCCGCCAGTACCGGGAGAACCTCGCGGACTCCCTGGCCGCCCTGGAGGGCGAGGGCCTGCCGCTGCCGCGCGTCGACAAGCTGCGGCACTACTTCAACCACCCCGGCTTCGTCCGGCCCATGGTGGACGCCACGCTGACCGCGCTCGCCCAGCTGCCCGAAGAGCGGCGCGCCGGGGCCCATCTCGCCTTCACCACGCACTCCATCCCGACCGCCGCCGCCGACACCTCGGGCCCGGTGGAGGCGCACACCGAGCACGGCGAGGGGGGCGCCTATGTCGCCCAGCACCTCGATGTCGCCCGGCTGATCGCCGACGCGGTGCGTGCGGAGACCGGCATCGACCACCCCTGGCGGCTGGTCTACCAGTCGCGCAGCGGCGCGCCGCACATCCCCTGGCTGGAACCGGACATCTGCGATCACCTCGAGGAGCTGCACGGCGAGGGCGTGCCCGCCGTCGTCATGGTCCCGATCGGCTTCGTCTCGGACCACATGGAGGTCAAGTACGACCTCGACACCGAGGCCGCGGCCAAGGCCGCCGAGCTCGGTCTGCCGGTCGCCCGCGCCTCGACCGTCGGTGCCGATCCGCGGTTCGCGGCGGGCGTGCGCGATCTGGTGCTGGAGCGCGCGGCCGCCGAGCGCTTCGCCGAGGACCGGGCGGCGGCCGCCCCGGAGCGCTGCGCCCTGGGCGCCCTCGGCCCGAGCCATGACGTGTGCCCGGTGGGCTGCTGTCCGGCCCGGTCGCCGCGCCCCGCCGCCGCGGGGTCCGACTGAGCGCGCCCGCCCTGCCGTTCCCGGCCCGCCACCGCTCGCCCCTGGCGGGTATTCCACCAAGGAGCACGATGACCGACCCGCTCATGACCGAACTCCTCGACACGGCGCTGGAGGCCGCCCGCGGCGCGGGTGACCTGCTGCGCGACGGCCGTCCGGCCGACCTCGGGGTGGCGGCCACCAAGACCAGCCCGATCGACGTCGTCACCGAGATGGACATCGCCGCCGAGAAGCTGATCACCGACCTCCTCGCGCGCCGCCGCCCGCAGGACGGGGTGCTGGGGGAGGAGGGCGCCAGCAGCGCGGGCAGCAGCGGTGTGCGCTGGGTGATCGACCCGCTCGACGGCACCGTGAACTACCTCTACGGCCTGCCGTCGTGGGCGGTCAGCATCGCCGCCGAGAAGGACGGCGAGACGGTCGTCGGGGTGGTGATCGCCCCGGTGCGCGGCGAGACCTTCCAGGCGGTCCTGGGCCAGGGCGCCCGGCTGAACGGGGAGCCGGTGCACTGCCGCCCCGCGCCCCCGCTCGAGGAGTCGCTGATCGGCACCGGCTTCGGGTACGTGCGCGAGCGCCGTATCGGGCAGGCCAGGGTCCTCCAGGAGGTGCTGCCGCGGGTGCGGGACATCCGGCGCGGCGGATCGGCCGCCATCGACCTGTGCGATGTGGCCTGCGGCCGGCTGAACGGCTACTACGAGCGCGGGCTCAACCCCTGGGACTTCGCGGCCGGGGCGCTGATCGCGCGCGAGGCGGGCGCGCTCACCGGAGGGCGGCCGGGCGTTCCGGCCGCCACGGAGCTGACCGTCGCCGCCCCTCCCGGCCTCTTCGAGCCGTTGCAGCGGCTTCTGGAGGACCTGGGCGCCTGGCACGACTGACCCCGCCCCGGCCCGGCCGCTGGGCACGCCAAAGCGCTCCGGTGCCATGAGGACACCGGAGCGCTTCGGCGTGGTGACCGGATGTTTTCTGGATCACATCCGGCGGTGAAAGGGGAATCGGCTACGTGGATTCCGGATCTGGATCGGGTCCGGAATCCACCACGGGATCAGGCAAACGAGGCGCTTACTTCGACACCGTGCTCGGCGGCGAGGCGACGGAGGTCTTCCAGCTCCGACTGCTCCACGTCCACAAGGAAATCGTCGCCCGTCTCACGGGCGCGAATGAGATCGGACTTGGTGTTTTCTATGCGCTGCAGAATGCCTGCGGTGAACGCGTCCATGTTGCGCCCCCTCATCGTGGGTCGGTGGCACGGGGGTGTGCCGACGGTGGGACGATCACGTGCGTGGCCCCTGCCGACGGCAAGGACAACCAAGGGGATGCCGGAGACAGGGCGTGATCGCGGGTGTGCAGTCGTCCTCCCCACCCCGTCCTCGGCGGAAACCTCGGCCGCCAAAAGAATCTGAATTCGGTCTTCCCGGGTCCGCCCGCCCCGCGCGGCCGCCCACCGCACCGGCCGCAAGATCCCGCGACGATCCCTCTTACCGCCGGTTTATGAGACTTCGAGGCAGGATGGAGGCGCCGAACGCTCATGGAGTTTGGCGAGATCACGCCCACTGCGGCAACACGCCCACTGCGGCAATGAAGGAAGGACTAACGACGTGCGTGTACTCGTCGTCGAGGACGAGCAGCTGCTCGCCGACGCGGTGGCCACCGGACTGCGCCGGGAGGCCATGGCCGTCGACGTCGTGTATGACGGAGCCGCCGCCCAGGAGCGGATCGCCGTCAACGACTACGACGTCGTCGTCCTCGACCGGGACCTGCCCCTCGTCCACGGCGACGACGTATGCCGCAAGATCGTCGAACTCGGCATCCCCACCCGTGTCCTGATGCTCACCGCCTCCGGTGACGTCAGCGACCGCGTGGAGGGCCTGGAGATCGGCGCGGACGACTATCTCCCCAAGCCCTTCGCGTTCAGCGAGCTGATCGCGCGGGTCCGCGCGCTCGGCCGCCGGACCACCGTCGCCCTGCCGCCCGTGCTGGAGCGCGCCGGGATCAAGCTGGACCCCAACCGCCGTGAGGTGTTCCGGGACGGCAAGGAGATCCAGCTCGCCCCGAAGGAGTTCGCGGTCCTCGAAGTGCTCATGCGCAGCGAGGGCGCCGTGGTCTCCGCGGAGCAGCTGCTGGAGAAGGCGTGGGACGAGAACACCGACCCGTTCACCAACGTGGTCCGGGTGACCGTGATGACCCTGCGCCGCAAGCTCGGCGAGCCCGCGGTGATCGTCACCGTGCCCGGCTCGGGCTACCGGATCTGATCCGGCATGGCGACGACTCCGACCCCACCGCCGCCGACGGTGCCGCCCAAGCCCAGCTGGGACCCGCAGCACGGCTCGCGCCCCAACCCCTGGCTGCGCCCCACGATCCGGATACGGCTCACCCTGCTGTACGGCGGGATGTTCCTGATCGCCGGGGTGGTGCTGCTGACGATCATCTACCTGCTGGCCGCCCAGGCCCTGCACGTGGGCAACGAGCTGCCGTTCAAGCTGGTCGGCGGCAGTGTCCAGCCGACCAACAACACCTGTCCCGAGATCATCGGCCAGAGCAGCCCCGACCAGTTCAACGCGGTGCTGAACACCTGCATGAAGGAGCAGCGCCAGCTGGCCCTGGACGGGCTGCTGCGCCGCTCCCTGATCGCCCTCCTGGGCCTGTCCGTGATCGCCTTCGCCTTCGGCTACGCGATGGCCGGGCGGGTGCTCTCGCCGCTCGGCCGGATCACCCGGACCGCGCGCCAGGTGGCGGGTTCGGACCTGTCCCGGCGGATCGAGCTGGACGGCCCGGACGACGAGCTCAAGGAGCTCGCCGACACCTTCGACGAGATGCTGGAGCGGCTGGACCGGGCGTTCACCGCCCAGCAGCGGTTCGTCGCCAACGCCTCGCATGAGCTGCGCACCCCGCTGGCGATCAACCGCACCCTGCTGGAGGTGCAGCTCTCGGACCCGCAGGCGTCGCCGGAGCTGACCCAGCTGGGCAAGACCCTGCTGGCCACCAACGAGCGCAGCGAACAACTGGTGGAGGGCCTGCTGCTGCTGGCCCGCAGCGACAACGAGATCGTCGACCGCAAGCCGGTGGATCTCGCCGAGGTCGCCTCCCAGGCGCTGGAGCAGGTCCGGGCGGAGGCCGAGGACAAGGGCGTGGAGCTGCGCGGAAACCGCGGTCCCGCGGTGGTCCAGGGCAACGGGGTGCTGCTGGAGCGGATCGCGCTGAACCTCGTGCAGAACGCGGTGCGCTACAACGTGGCCACGGACGGCTGGGTGGAGGTCACCACCGAGAGCCGGCAGGGCCAGGCGGTGCTGGTGGTCGCGAACACCGGCCCGGTCGTCCCGGCCTATGAGATGGACAACATCTTCGAACCGTTCCGCAGACTGCGTACCGAGCGCACCGGCAGTGACAAGGGCGTCGGCCTCGGGCTGTCGATCGCGCGCTCGGTGGCGCGCGCCCACGGCGGCAGGATCGCGGCGGAGCCGCGCGAGGGAGGCGGCCTGGTGATGCGGGTGGTGCTCCCGGTCTGACGCCGGAGGGACCGGGGCCGGGACGCGCCCGGGGTCTGTTCGCTTTGGGCGGAATTTTGGTGATCCGCCCACCACCTGCATGGTGTGTGATCGATCACATGGGCGATTTTCCGGCCATATACACTGAGTGATCGTCGCGGTTGACGGAAAGCCGGGAAAATCCGGGTTTTCGGGGGCCGTGATCACGGGAAGTACACGTCATGGCGCATGCGAGTGCGACATTCGGACCGTGTACGGTCCCGATGGCCATCCAACCCGATCACCTCTTCAGGGGTGCGGTTGGGTGTCGATTGAGTAACAGACCTTGATGTGAGGCAAAATCTCCGCCTCGGGTCGGGCACAAGTCCGGCCTCTCACGCGTTACGTGCGCTGGAGACACCGCAGACACCCAGAGGGGGAGAGCGACATGGCAACGGATTACGACACCCCACGCAAGACCGACGATGACGTCAACGAGGACAGCATCGAGGAACTGAAGGCCCGGCGGAACGACAAGTCCGCGTCCACCGTCGACGTGGATGAGTTCGAGCAGGCGGAGGGCCTCGAGCTGCCCGGCGCGGATCTCTCGAACGAGGAGCTGTCCGTTCGGGTGCTGCCTCGCCAGGCGGACGAGTTCACCTGCATGAGCTGCTTCCTCGTGCACCACCGCAGTCAGCTGGCCAGCGAGACCAAGAACGGCCAGCCGATCTGCCGCGACTGCGCGGCCTGAGCCGCGGGGTCGGCGTGGAGGCGGAGCACGACGGCGTGGACGAGGCGTATGTCGAGCGAGGCCGGACGGCCTCGCTCGCGACCGCCGTCCGCCACGGCGTGCGACGCGGCGGTGAGCGTGCGAGAGCGGGGGTTCACGCGGTCGCCGACCGGATCATCGCGAACGCTCCACGCGTCCCGGTCCGCGACCTCGCGACTCTGCGTCGGCAGTTCCCGGGGCTGGGCCCCGAAGAGCTCGCGGACAAGCTGGTGGCAGGTGCCGCCCATGGCACCTCCACCGTGGGTGCGGGCGTTGGCGCCGCGGCGATGCTGCCGGCCCCGCCCGCCATGCCCACCGAGCTGGCCGCCGAGATCGTCGGCGTGGCAGCCGTGGAGATCAAGCTGATCGCCGAGCTGCACGAGGTCTACGGAGTGCGTGCGCCCGGCACCGCGCGCCAGCGCGCCATCGCCTATCTCGGGTCCTGGGCCGACGAGCGCGGTATCGACGTCACCGTGCCGGCGAGCGTCAACGCGGCCCTCGGCGTCCAGATGAAGCGGGAGCTGCGGCAGCAGATCCTCAGACGCAGCTTCCGGAACCTGCCGGTCCTGGCGCCCTTCATGGTCGGCGCGACCGTGGGAGCCGCGATGAACCGGCGCGACACCAAGAGGCTCGCGCGCAGGGTCCGCAAGGACCTGCGGATCAAGCAGACCCCCTGGGACCTCCCGCTGCCCCTCGTGAAGTGACCCCCGGCACGCGCCCGGTCACGCGGAGCGCACGGCCGTGAGCGCGGCGGCGAGCGCCTCCGGGTCCCGCGTGGACACATACACATACGGAGTCGGGTCCTCCGGGTCAGTGACGGTCACCCGCAGCGCGGTCGGGATGTAGCTGCGCAGCAGCATGAACGCCCGCGGATCGGCCTTGTGCGTCCGCCAGGCGGTTGCCTCGGCGGCGTCCAGCACCTCCGGGGTCCCCAGGGCCGACACCGGAATCCTCGCCTCGCCCGCCACCAGTGAGTCCGCCACCACGCGCACCCGCGCCGAGCCGTAGGAACTCACCGCGACACAGGCCAGTGCCGCACCACCGATCAGCCCGCCGAGCATCGGCAGGGTGCCGAACGGCAGCATGATCAATCCCACCGAGACCCCGATCAGGAAGGCGATGAACCACCAGGAACGGGGCGCGCTGAGGCGTTCTTCGTAACGCTGCATACGTATCAGCTTGGCATGGCCGCCGATCCGGGGTGTTCTCGCGGGTAAGGTCAGCCGTTGTGACTGGACGAACGACAGGGCTGACGCCGCCGGAGGGCGCCACGGCGCCGGTGCGCCATCCCGACGCGCCCCCGCCCGGGGAGCCCCTCGGCGCGCACTACGACCAGTGCTTCGGCTGTGGCGATCAGGCGCGGGGCCTGGGGCTGATCGCACGGGCGGGCGAGGGCGTGAGCGTCACCGCCGAGTTCACCGTGCGCTCCGGGCACCAGGGCGCACCGGGCCTGGCCCACGGCGGGGTGCTGGCCGCGGCGCTGGACGAGACGCTCGGTTCGCTCAACTGGCTACAGCGGGTGATCGCGGTGACCGGGCGGCTGGAGACGGACTTCGTGCGGCCCGTGCCCGTCGGCACCCAGCTGCACCTGGAGGCACGGGTGACCGCCGTGCACGGCCGTAAGATCTACTGCTCGGCCACGGGCCGGATCGGCGGCCCGGACGGCAGCCTCGCGGTGCGGGCCCAGGCCCTCTTCATAGAGGTGCGGGTCGACCACTTCATCGAGAACGGCCGGGCGCAGGAGATCGACGCGGCGCTCGCCGATCCGGATCAGGTGAGGGTCGCGCGCGCCTTCGAGGTGAACCCGTGAGCGGCGCACGCGGGTCCGCCCGGCCGAGGACGATGACGCAGGCCGCGCCGTCGCGTCTCGCGGGCGAAGCGCTCGCGGGCGGGGCGGCGGACGAAACAGTAAGGACCTCATGAGCCCGGTGCCCGTCGACGTGCTGATCCGCAGGGTGGACCCCGAGGTCCCGCTCCCCGGGTACGCCCACCCCGGCGACGCGGGGGCCGACCTGGTCACCACCGAGGCGGCCGAGCTGGCCCCCGGGGAGCGCGCGGTTCTGCCCACCGGAGTGTCTATCGCGCTCCCGGAGGGGTATGCCGCCTTCGTGCATCCACGGTCCGGACTCGCCGCGCGCTGCGGCGTCGCCATGGTGAATGCCCCGGGGACCATCGATGCCGGGTACCGTGGAGAGATCAAGGTGATCGTGGTCAATCTGGACCCGCGCGAGAGCGTGCGGTTCGAGCGCTTCGACCGGATCGCCCAATTGGTCGTCCAGCAGGTCGAGAAGGTGCGCTTCCAGGAGGTGGCGGAGCTTCCCGGGTCGGCGCGGGCCGAAGGGGGCTTCGGGTCCACCGGCGGTCATGCCGCCGTGGACGGCACAACGGGTAGGGCAACGGGCGGGAATAGATACGCTTCGGTCGGTTCCGACCGGGAAGGACGATGACGTGTTCGGACGTCGCCGCAAGCGCAGCAGCAAGGAGGACGTCGAGTCGCTCGACGTGGCCTCCGAGGAGTTGGCCGAGGACGCGAAGGACGCGGACGGCGCTGAGGACACCGGCGCATCCGCGGAGACCGGCCGGGTGAGCCTGCCGCCGGCCCCGCGCCCCGAAGGCCCCTGGGACGTGTCCGAGGTGCGCGAGCCCGGCGAGGGCCGGGTGGACCTCGGCGGCCTGTTCGTGCCCGGCGTCGAGGGCATGGAGCTGCGGGTGGAGGTCGCCGGGGACGCGATCGTCGCCGCGACCGTGGTGCTGCGGGACAGCGCCGTGCAGCTCCAGGCGTTCGCCGCGCCCAAGAAGGAAGGCATCTGGGGCGAGGTGCGCGACGAGATCGCCACCGGCATCACCCAGCAGGGCGGGGTCGTGGACGAGGTCGAGGGCCCGCTCGGCTGGGAGCTGCGCGCCCAGGTGCCGGTGCAGCTCCCGGACGGCAAGAACGGTGTGCAGGTGGTCCGCTTCGTCGGCGTGGACGGGCCCCGCTGGTTCCTGCGCGGAGTGATCTCCGGGCAGGGCGCGGTGCAGCCCGAGACCGGCAGCCTCCTGGAAGCGATCTTCCGGGACACGGTCGTGGTGCGCGGCGAGGGCCCGATGGCCCCGCGCGATCCGATCGTCCTCAAACTGCCGAACGACGCGCAGATGGTGCCCGACGGGGTGCAGCAGGACCAGGCGCAGGGCTCGCGGTTCGCGGGCGGCGCCGACCGGCTCCAGCGCGGCCCGGAGATCTCCGAGGTGCGCTGAGCCGCGCCGTCGCGCACGGCAGGGAAGCCAAGGCCCGCAGGGGCCCGGGGCAGGGCCCCCGGGCCCCTGCGGCGTTTCCCGGAGCTTCTTCGAGCCTCTTCCCGCGACGCGTTGAACACACCCGCCGCACCGGCCGTACTCAGGGGCGCGAGACCTCGTGACGCTCTCAGGGGGAGAGGGGCGAGCCGCGAGTCACACCCGCTGTCCGACCTCGACGAGGTGAGTGATCAGATGTCGCGTGGCCTTCCGTTAC is a window from the Streptomyces luomodiensis genome containing:
- a CDS encoding D-arabinono-1,4-lactone oxidase is translated as MTVKTVRSGVWRNWAGNVTARPVRSVAPSSTQELAELIRRAAAEGLKVKAVGTGHSFTTVAATDGLLIRPDRMAGVRGLDREAGTVTVAAGTPLRQLNETLSAHGLSLVNMGDIMEQTVAGATATGTHGTGRASASIAAQIKGLELVTADGSVLRCSAAEHPEIFAAARIGLGALGVVSEITFGVEPEFLLTAREEPMPFDRVMADFDQLVAENEHFEFYWFPHTGNCNTKRNNRSTGPAAPVGRLSGWVDDELLSNGIFQVACSVGRAVPATIPGIAKISSRALSARTYTDIPYKVFTSPRRVRFLEMEYAVPREAAVTVLRELKAAVERSGVRVSFPVEVRTAPADDIPLSTASGRETAYIAVHLYRGTPHRAYFTVAEQIMIAHGGRPHWGKLHSRDAAYLAGVYPRFGEFTALRDRLDPDRLFTNDYLRRVLGD
- a CDS encoding MFS transporter, which produces MSSTSPYRAIFAAPGAKEFSAAGLLGRMTLSMAGIGVVTMVSELTGRYGLAGALSATLALSAAVAGPQISRLVDRHGQRRVLRPATLVALTAVAGLLLSAHWGWPDWTLFVFAAGAGCVPSVGSMVRARWAAIYGDSPRELHAAYAWESIVDEVCFIVGPVVSIGLSTSWFPEAGPLLAACFLAAGVFSLTAQRATEPVPHPRGHHSGGSALRSRGLQVLVATFVALGVIFGAIDVVTVAFAEDEGHKGAASLALSVYALGSCLAGAVFGLLRLKGSAARRWLWGICAIAVSMIPLQLVGNLPFLAVALFVAGLAIAPTMVTTMALVERHVPRAHLTEGMTWVSTGLAVGVALGSSAAGGVVDAAGARAGYAVPAVAGALAAAMAFLGYRRLRPAPQREGSGTDDRKDRAERRVA
- a CDS encoding ferrochelatase, translated to MPDQSVQPSPDPYDALLLLSFGGPEGPEDVVPFLENVTRGRGIPRERLKEVGRHYFLFGGVSPINAQNRELLAALREDFAEHGLNLPVYWGNRNWAPYLTDTLREMVADGHRRILVLATSAYASYSGCRQYRENLADSLAALEGEGLPLPRVDKLRHYFNHPGFVRPMVDATLTALAQLPEERRAGAHLAFTTHSIPTAAADTSGPVEAHTEHGEGGAYVAQHLDVARLIADAVRAETGIDHPWRLVYQSRSGAPHIPWLEPDICDHLEELHGEGVPAVVMVPIGFVSDHMEVKYDLDTEAAAKAAELGLPVARASTVGADPRFAAGVRDLVLERAAAERFAEDRAAAAPERCALGALGPSHDVCPVGCCPARSPRPAAAGSD
- a CDS encoding inositol monophosphatase family protein; the protein is MTDPLMTELLDTALEAARGAGDLLRDGRPADLGVAATKTSPIDVVTEMDIAAEKLITDLLARRRPQDGVLGEEGASSAGSSGVRWVIDPLDGTVNYLYGLPSWAVSIAAEKDGETVVGVVIAPVRGETFQAVLGQGARLNGEPVHCRPAPPLEESLIGTGFGYVRERRIGQARVLQEVLPRVRDIRRGGSAAIDLCDVACGRLNGYYERGLNPWDFAAGALIAREAGALTGGRPGVPAATELTVAAPPGLFEPLQRLLEDLGAWHD
- a CDS encoding response regulator transcription factor, with translation MRVLVVEDEQLLADAVATGLRREAMAVDVVYDGAAAQERIAVNDYDVVVLDRDLPLVHGDDVCRKIVELGIPTRVLMLTASGDVSDRVEGLEIGADDYLPKPFAFSELIARVRALGRRTTVALPPVLERAGIKLDPNRREVFRDGKEIQLAPKEFAVLEVLMRSEGAVVSAEQLLEKAWDENTDPFTNVVRVTVMTLRRKLGEPAVIVTVPGSGYRI
- a CDS encoding sensor histidine kinase, whose product is MATTPTPPPPTVPPKPSWDPQHGSRPNPWLRPTIRIRLTLLYGGMFLIAGVVLLTIIYLLAAQALHVGNELPFKLVGGSVQPTNNTCPEIIGQSSPDQFNAVLNTCMKEQRQLALDGLLRRSLIALLGLSVIAFAFGYAMAGRVLSPLGRITRTARQVAGSDLSRRIELDGPDDELKELADTFDEMLERLDRAFTAQQRFVANASHELRTPLAINRTLLEVQLSDPQASPELTQLGKTLLATNERSEQLVEGLLLLARSDNEIVDRKPVDLAEVASQALEQVRAEAEDKGVELRGNRGPAVVQGNGVLLERIALNLVQNAVRYNVATDGWVEVTTESRQGQAVLVVANTGPVVPAYEMDNIFEPFRRLRTERTGSDKGVGLGLSIARSVARAHGGRIAAEPREGGGLVMRVVLPV
- a CDS encoding DUF4193 domain-containing protein, producing the protein MATDYDTPRKTDDDVNEDSIEELKARRNDKSASTVDVDEFEQAEGLELPGADLSNEELSVRVLPRQADEFTCMSCFLVHHRSQLASETKNGQPICRDCAA
- a CDS encoding DUF3093 domain-containing protein — translated: MQRYEERLSAPRSWWFIAFLIGVSVGLIMLPFGTLPMLGGLIGGAALACVAVSSYGSARVRVVADSLVAGEARIPVSALGTPEVLDAAEATAWRTHKADPRAFMLLRSYIPTALRVTVTDPEDPTPYVYVSTRDPEALAAALTAVRSA